The following nucleotide sequence is from Candidatus Hydrogenedentota bacterium.
AGGCATAGCCGATGTTTTCCACCATGAGCGAGTAGCCCGGGCCGGACGTGGCCGTCATGGACTTGAGTCCCGCGATGGATGCGCCAATCACGGCGCCGATCGAGGCGATTTCGTCTTCCATCTGGATGAATCGCCCGCCCAGTTTCGGAAATGCCCGCGCGCAGCCTTCGGCCACCTCGGTCGAGGGCGTGATCGGATATCCCGCGTAGAAGCGGACCCCGGCGTATATGGCGCCTTCGACGCACGCCTGGTTTCCCAAAAGAAAACGTCTTTTTTTGGCCGGCATCTTGGCCTTCCCAAAAGCACGCGCGAGAATGGCGCTCAGTTGACGTTCGACGTGATGGCGAAATCCGGGCAGTGCATCCAGCAAATGCCGCACTGGGTGCATTCTTCGGGATGCGCCACGACCGGCATGCGGTTGCGGTCCGGTTCGAGCACACAGCGGGGACACAGGGCGGAGCAGATGTCGCATCCCTTGCACCACGCCAGATTGATCTTGATTGGAGACTTGCGCGTGTAATCAACCGTGGTTCTTGCCGCGGAAATCGCCATGCCGTCGGATACCGTCTTTACTGCTTCCATCGCTCATTCTCCCTGGGTTTATTTCGTCAAAGTGCTTTGTGGACACTCGTTACGCATA
It contains:
- a CDS encoding 4Fe-4S binding protein — encoded protein: MEAVKTVSDGMAISAARTTVDYTRKSPIKINLAWCKGCDICSALCPRCVLEPDRNRMPVVAHPEECTQCGICWMHCPDFAITSNVN